One window of Paenibacillus albicereus genomic DNA carries:
- a CDS encoding SpoIIIAH-like family protein, with product MNSKRQTIWLVSMLSLMVVLSAYYLFTEDAGTKGLADTAQTQAGAAEVSQTDGIEVQQVTGGGSLDAEAAAEAAEAAEAAEAGQPGGDAAAGSGEKAQAGEEAAAEPGKDAAAQDKETAADGGLSPEDQAVLQQYESSGSASQFTELGLRSQERVNAEYDKIMQKISDVKSDSESSAKAVTELESFEERQAKLTELRGQLEKEFKNVVIDENGDAVKVVVQSQKLERSQAAAIISTVSSSLQVSAGDVLVQYLP from the coding sequence ATGAATTCGAAACGTCAAACGATCTGGCTGGTCTCCATGCTGAGCCTGATGGTCGTGCTGTCCGCCTACTACCTGTTCACCGAGGATGCCGGCACGAAAGGGCTGGCCGACACGGCCCAGACGCAGGCAGGCGCTGCGGAAGTGTCTCAGACGGACGGCATTGAAGTGCAGCAGGTGACGGGCGGAGGCTCGCTGGACGCGGAGGCGGCGGCGGAAGCCGCAGAAGCCGCAGAAGCTGCCGAAGCGGGACAGCCGGGCGGGGACGCTGCTGCGGGCAGCGGCGAAAAAGCGCAAGCAGGAGAGGAAGCGGCCGCCGAGCCGGGCAAGGACGCGGCGGCGCAGGACAAGGAGACGGCGGCGGACGGCGGCCTGTCGCCGGAGGACCAGGCGGTGCTGCAGCAGTATGAGTCGAGCGGCTCCGCGAGCCAGTTCACGGAGCTCGGCCTCCGCTCGCAGGAGCGGGTCAACGCGGAGTACGACAAGATCATGCAGAAGATTTCCGATGTGAAAAGCGACAGCGAATCGTCCGCCAAGGCCGTTACGGAGCTGGAGAGCTTCGAGGAGCGCCAGGCCAAGCTGACGGAGCTGCGCGGCCAGCTGGAGAAGGAGTTCAAAAACGTCGTCATCGACGAGAACGGCGATGCGGTCAAGGTCGTCGTCCAGAGCCAGAAGCTGGAGCGCAGCCAAGCGGCCGCGATCATCTCCACGGTCAGCTCGTCGCTCCAAGTGAGCGCCGGCGACGTGCTCGTGCAGTACTTGCCGTAA
- the accB gene encoding acetyl-CoA carboxylase biotin carboxyl carrier protein: MFKLNEIKELIKLIDQTSVHEFEIENEGTKLAIRKPGKAETVFVQSAPAIPTYTAPAAEPAAAAAAAAAPAAPAAPAAPKENLHQIVSPMVGTFYAASTPDTPPYVAPGSKVTEKSVVCILEAMKLMNELEAEIRGEIVEVLVQNGQLVEYGQPLFTVRPE; this comes from the coding sequence TTGTTCAAACTTAATGAAATCAAAGAGCTGATCAAGCTGATCGACCAGACTTCCGTGCACGAGTTCGAGATCGAGAACGAAGGGACGAAGCTTGCGATCCGCAAGCCGGGCAAGGCCGAAACCGTCTTCGTGCAAAGTGCGCCGGCGATTCCTACATATACGGCTCCGGCAGCCGAGCCTGCGGCAGCCGCCGCGGCAGCAGCCGCTCCAGCCGCCCCCGCCGCTCCGGCCGCGCCGAAGGAGAACCTGCATCAGATCGTCTCCCCGATGGTCGGAACGTTTTATGCCGCGTCAACGCCGGACACCCCGCCGTATGTCGCGCCGGGCAGCAAGGTGACGGAAAAGAGCGTCGTCTGCATCCTCGAGGCGATGAAGCTGATGAACGAGCTCGAGGCCGAGATCCGCGGCGAGATCGTGGAAGTGCTCGTGCAGAACGGCCAGCTGGTGGAGTACGGCCAGCCGCTGTTCACGGTCCGTCCCGAATAA
- the accC gene encoding acetyl-CoA carboxylase biotin carboxylase subunit, with protein sequence MKFQKILIANRGEIAVRIIRACRELGISTVAVYSEADRDSLHVRLADEAYCIGPTLSKDSYLNLTNIMSVATLTECDAIHPGYGFLAENADFAEICESCNITFIGPSPSAISRMGDKAMAKQTMKDARVPVIPGSDGIVEDMDEAVRIARGIGYPVIIKATAGGGGKGIRIAESEEALVQQISTAQQEAQKAFGNAGVYLEKYLTGMKHVEIQIMADRHGNAVHLFERDCSVQRRRQKLVEEAPCPVLSPELRERMGQAAVRAALAVEYCGAGTLEFLLGPDGQFYFMEMNTRIQVEHPVTEMITGVDLIKEMISVCEGNPLSFRQEELEIDGVSIECRINAEDSERNFMPSPGKIGFYLPPGGVGVRVDSSAYPGYTISPHYDSMIAKLIVWAPTRAEAVNRMKRALSEFAIEGIKTTIPFHLKLLEHPIFLGGRFDIKFLEEHDVNKPYGDESVTG encoded by the coding sequence TTGAAATTCCAAAAAATCCTGATCGCCAACCGCGGCGAGATCGCCGTGCGGATCATCCGGGCATGCCGCGAGCTCGGCATCTCGACCGTCGCCGTTTATTCCGAGGCGGATCGCGACTCGCTGCATGTCCGTCTGGCCGACGAGGCCTATTGCATCGGGCCCACGCTGTCCAAGGACAGCTACCTGAACCTGACGAACATCATGAGCGTCGCGACGCTCACCGAATGCGACGCCATCCATCCGGGCTACGGCTTCCTCGCCGAGAACGCCGATTTCGCCGAAATCTGCGAGTCCTGCAACATTACCTTCATCGGCCCTTCGCCGTCGGCGATCAGCCGCATGGGCGACAAGGCGATGGCGAAGCAGACGATGAAGGATGCCCGCGTGCCCGTCATTCCCGGCTCGGACGGCATCGTCGAGGATATGGACGAAGCCGTGCGCATCGCCAGAGGCATCGGCTACCCGGTCATCATCAAGGCGACGGCCGGAGGCGGAGGCAAAGGCATCCGCATCGCCGAATCGGAGGAAGCGCTCGTGCAGCAGATCTCGACGGCGCAGCAGGAAGCCCAAAAGGCGTTCGGCAACGCCGGCGTCTATCTGGAAAAGTACTTGACGGGCATGAAGCATGTCGAGATCCAGATCATGGCCGACCGGCACGGCAATGCCGTGCATCTGTTCGAGCGGGACTGCTCCGTGCAGCGCCGCCGCCAGAAGCTGGTCGAGGAAGCGCCTTGCCCGGTGCTGAGCCCCGAGCTGCGCGAGCGGATGGGCCAGGCTGCGGTGCGCGCCGCGCTGGCCGTCGAGTACTGCGGAGCCGGCACGCTGGAGTTCCTGCTCGGCCCGGACGGCCAGTTCTACTTCATGGAGATGAACACCCGGATCCAGGTGGAGCATCCGGTGACCGAGATGATTACCGGCGTCGATCTCATCAAGGAGATGATCTCGGTCTGCGAGGGCAATCCGCTGTCCTTCCGCCAGGAAGAGCTGGAGATCGACGGCGTATCGATCGAATGCCGCATCAACGCGGAGGACTCCGAGCGGAACTTCATGCCTTCCCCCGGCAAGATCGGCTTTTACCTGCCGCCGGGCGGCGTCGGCGTGCGCGTCGACAGCTCGGCCTACCCGGGCTATACGATCTCGCCCCACTACGACTCCATGATCGCCAAGCTGATCGTATGGGCGCCGACTCGCGCCGAAGCCGTGAACCGCATGAAGCGCGCCTTGTCCGAGTTCGCGATCGAGGGCATCAAGACGACGATTCCGTTCCACCTCAAGCTGCTGGAGCATCCGATTTTCCTGGGCGGCCGCTTCGACATCAAGTTTCTCGAGGAGCATGATGTGAACAAGCCTTACGGCGACGAATCCGTGACGGGCTGA
- a CDS encoding Asp23/Gls24 family envelope stress response protein: MSIMAADYEKTDIGTIQIAPEVIEVIAGLATIEVDGVAGMSGGLAGGIAELLGRKNLSKGVKVEVGHREAAVDVSIIVEYGNPIPEIAAEIQRNVKKSIEMMTGLIVVEVNVHIHDVYFKAGERPEEEDAALRVK; this comes from the coding sequence ATGAGCATCATGGCAGCAGACTACGAAAAGACAGACATCGGCACGATCCAGATCGCTCCTGAGGTCATCGAGGTCATCGCGGGACTCGCGACGATCGAGGTCGACGGCGTGGCGGGAATGAGCGGCGGGCTGGCCGGCGGAATCGCCGAGCTGCTTGGCCGCAAGAATCTTTCCAAGGGCGTGAAGGTCGAGGTCGGTCACCGCGAAGCGGCGGTCGACGTGTCCATCATCGTCGAATACGGCAATCCGATTCCGGAGATCGCCGCCGAGATCCAGCGCAACGTCAAGAAGTCGATCGAGATGATGACCGGCTTGATCGTCGTCGAAGTAAACGTACATATCCATGACGTCTACTTCAAAGCCGGCGAGCGTCCCGAAGAAGAGGACGCGGCGCTGCGAGTCAAATAA
- the amaP gene encoding alkaline shock response membrane anchor protein AmaP, with product MSRIVDRLLLFLYSLAAGIISILVIVVSAGGIRREDADSFLAEWYDTGSAVQLAMLIGAVVLLLLSLRMFYVAVRVRGVSSSSIDQRNDFGDIRISMDTVESLVLKAAGRQRGVKDLKTRISTAEAGLDIAVRAVVDGETSIPQLTEEIQRAVKDHVEEITGIPVAAVSVFVANVISSPSFKSRVE from the coding sequence TTGAGCCGAATCGTGGACAGACTGCTCTTGTTTTTGTATAGCCTAGCCGCAGGCATCATCTCCATCCTCGTCATCGTCGTCAGCGCGGGCGGGATTCGCCGCGAGGATGCGGACTCGTTCCTAGCCGAGTGGTATGACACCGGCAGCGCGGTCCAACTGGCCATGCTCATCGGCGCCGTCGTGCTGCTGCTGCTCAGCCTGCGGATGTTCTATGTCGCCGTTCGGGTCAGGGGCGTGTCTTCGTCATCGATCGACCAGCGCAACGATTTCGGCGACATCCGCATTTCGATGGATACGGTCGAGAGCCTCGTGCTCAAGGCGGCCGGCCGCCAGCGCGGCGTCAAGGATCTGAAGACCCGCATTTCGACGGCCGAGGCAGGCCTGGACATCGCCGTTCGCGCGGTCGTGGACGGCGAGACGTCGATCCCGCAGCTGACGGAGGAGATTCAGCGCGCGGTCAAGGATCATGTGGAAGAGATTACGGGCATTCCCGTCGCGGCCGTGTCGGTGTTCGTCGCCAACGTCATTTCTTCCCCTTCCTTCAAGAGCCGCGTAGAATAG
- a CDS encoding DUF2273 domain-containing protein, which produces MWRDWWDGYGGRIVGVGTALFLAIVFLVSGFWDMLFVGLLLWIGYAAGQRKDAGGEPLVPWRRIAAWVEQRFGRYR; this is translated from the coding sequence ATGTGGAGAGATTGGTGGGACGGATACGGCGGCCGGATCGTCGGCGTCGGGACGGCGCTGTTTCTGGCGATCGTCTTCCTCGTATCCGGTTTTTGGGACATGCTCTTCGTCGGCCTGCTCCTTTGGATCGGCTACGCGGCCGGCCAGCGCAAGGATGCCGGGGGCGAGCCGCTCGTGCCGTGGCGGCGGATCGCTGCCTGGGTCGAGCAGCGTTTTGGACGCTATCGCTGA
- the nusB gene encoding transcription antitermination factor NusB has product MKRRLAREIAVQSLYQMEMNEVSADEAVAMLLAEAREENEAGAGKLEAGETGEFAKELVHGVLERKSAIDEMVQNYLTGWQVDRLSKVDHQVLRLACYELVFRTDVPPKAVVNEAIELSKRFGTDESGKFVNGVLGRLIAELDKLKTN; this is encoded by the coding sequence ATGAAACGAAGGTTGGCGCGTGAAATTGCGGTACAAAGCCTGTACCAAATGGAGATGAACGAGGTGTCGGCGGACGAGGCGGTCGCTATGCTGCTCGCCGAAGCGCGGGAGGAGAACGAAGCCGGGGCAGGCAAGCTGGAAGCCGGCGAGACGGGAGAGTTCGCCAAGGAGCTCGTGCACGGGGTGCTGGAGCGCAAGTCGGCCATCGACGAGATGGTCCAGAACTATTTGACCGGCTGGCAGGTGGACCGTCTGTCCAAGGTGGACCATCAAGTGCTGCGTCTCGCCTGCTACGAGCTCGTGTTCCGCACCGACGTTCCGCCCAAAGCGGTCGTGAACGAGGCGATCGAGCTGTCCAAGCGCTTCGGCACGGACGAGTCGGGCAAGTTCGTCAACGGGGTGCTCGGCCGACTCATCGCCGAGCTGGACAAGCTCAAGACCAACTGA
- the folD gene encoding bifunctional methylenetetrahydrofolate dehydrogenase/methenyltetrahydrofolate cyclohydrolase FolD has product MSAKVIEGKRIAQEIREEIRQETERLKERGIVPGLAVVLVGGDPASAVYVGNKEKTCKEMGFHSEVHRLPEETTQEQLLAVVADLNRNDAVHGILVQLPLPKHIAEKAVIDAIAVEKDVDGFSPQSTGNLVIGDESLLPCTPAGIIELIRRAGVDPAGKHAVVIGRSNIVGKPVAMLLLRENATVTICHSRTENMEAIASQADILVVAIGKPKAIGRRYVKPGAIVIDVGVNRLESGKLAGDVDYDECLDVAGAITPVPGGVGPMTIAMLMQNTLKAAKRKAGV; this is encoded by the coding sequence ATGAGCGCAAAGGTGATCGAAGGCAAGCGCATCGCGCAGGAAATTCGGGAAGAAATCCGGCAGGAGACGGAGCGGCTGAAGGAGCGGGGCATCGTGCCCGGCCTGGCGGTCGTGCTCGTCGGCGGGGATCCGGCATCGGCCGTGTATGTCGGCAACAAGGAAAAGACATGCAAGGAGATGGGCTTCCACTCCGAAGTCCACCGCTTGCCGGAGGAGACGACGCAGGAGCAGCTGCTGGCGGTCGTCGCCGATCTGAATCGCAACGACGCGGTACATGGCATTCTCGTGCAGCTCCCGCTGCCGAAGCACATCGCGGAAAAAGCCGTCATCGATGCGATCGCCGTGGAGAAGGACGTCGACGGCTTCAGCCCCCAAAGCACCGGAAACCTCGTCATCGGCGACGAAAGCCTGCTGCCCTGCACGCCCGCCGGCATCATCGAGCTGATCCGGCGCGCGGGCGTCGATCCTGCCGGCAAGCATGCCGTCGTCATCGGTCGCAGCAACATCGTCGGCAAGCCTGTCGCCATGCTGCTGCTCCGAGAGAACGCCACGGTCACCATTTGCCACTCCCGCACCGAGAACATGGAAGCGATCGCTTCCCAGGCGGACATCCTGGTCGTCGCCATCGGCAAGCCCAAGGCGATCGGACGTAGATACGTCAAGCCGGGGGCGATCGTCATCGATGTCGGCGTCAATCGGCTCGAGAGCGGCAAGCTCGCCGGCGACGTCGATTACGACGAATGCCTGGACGTGGCCGGCGCGATCACGCCGGTGCCAGGCGGCGTCGGGCCGATGACGATCGCGATGCTGATGCAGAACACGCTCAAGGCGGCGAAACGGAAAGCGGGCGTGTAG
- the xseA gene encoding exodeoxyribonuclease VII large subunit, whose amino-acid sequence MKLEGDRLLGDVWIRGEISNFTHHSSGHMYFTIKDKDSRIKCIMFASHNQRLPFRPREGTKVIARGSISVYERDGNYQFYCTAMQPDGLGSLYLAYEQLKARLEAEGLFAESRKRPLPRYPAVVGVVTSPTGAAVRDIITTLQRRYPAAAILVYPAVVQGPGAAPSIVKGIEAMNRHGRADVLIVGRGGGSLEELWAFNEETVARAIAASDIPVISAVGHETDFTIADFAADRRAATPTAAAELAAPHVGELGQSLQRLEQRLGAAMDRALDSRRQRLLRARRSPYFVHPRRYLLDQSQRLDRLTQRLEDHARRLPERSGQRLERLERRLQGQSPSSRAALAGRDLRQLDERLAKAVRGIVKDARQRTASSVLQLDALSPLKVMARGYSLVYEQSNDKLVRSVKDLELGDLVQVRFPDGRAECQVWAIKEGEQE is encoded by the coding sequence ATGAAGCTGGAGGGGGACCGCCTGCTCGGAGACGTATGGATCCGGGGCGAGATATCCAACTTCACGCATCATTCAAGCGGCCATATGTACTTTACGATCAAGGACAAGGACAGCCGCATCAAATGCATCATGTTCGCCAGCCACAACCAGAGGCTGCCTTTTCGGCCGCGCGAGGGCACGAAAGTGATCGCGCGCGGCAGCATATCCGTCTACGAAAGGGACGGAAACTATCAGTTCTACTGCACGGCGATGCAGCCGGACGGGCTCGGCAGCCTTTATCTCGCCTACGAGCAGCTGAAAGCCAGGCTGGAGGCGGAGGGGCTGTTCGCGGAGTCCCGCAAGCGTCCGCTGCCTCGCTACCCGGCGGTCGTCGGCGTCGTCACGTCGCCGACCGGCGCGGCGGTGCGCGACATCATCACGACGCTCCAGCGGCGGTATCCGGCGGCGGCGATCCTCGTCTATCCGGCCGTCGTGCAGGGGCCGGGAGCGGCGCCGTCGATCGTCAAGGGCATCGAGGCGATGAACCGCCACGGCCGAGCGGACGTTCTCATCGTCGGCCGGGGGGGCGGATCGCTGGAGGAGCTGTGGGCGTTCAACGAGGAAACGGTGGCTCGCGCCATTGCGGCATCCGACATTCCGGTCATCTCGGCCGTCGGCCATGAGACCGATTTTACGATCGCCGATTTCGCCGCCGACCGAAGAGCCGCGACGCCGACCGCGGCCGCAGAGCTCGCCGCTCCTCATGTCGGGGAGCTCGGCCAATCGCTCCAGCGGCTGGAGCAGCGGCTCGGGGCCGCGATGGACCGCGCGCTGGACAGCCGCAGGCAGCGCTTGCTGCGAGCGCGCCGCTCTCCTTATTTTGTCCATCCGAGACGCTACTTGCTGGATCAGTCGCAGCGGCTGGACCGCTTGACGCAGCGGCTCGAGGACCATGCCCGGCGCTTGCCGGAGCGCTCCGGACAGCGCCTGGAGCGGTTGGAGCGGCGGCTGCAAGGCCAATCGCCGTCCAGCCGGGCTGCGCTCGCCGGGAGAGACCTCAGGCAGCTTGACGAGCGGCTGGCCAAGGCGGTCCGGGGCATCGTCAAGGATGCGCGGCAGCGGACCGCATCCTCCGTGCTGCAGCTCGATGCGCTCAGTCCGCTCAAGGTGATGGCGCGCGGCTACAGCCTCGTATACGAACAAAGCAACGACAAGCTGGTCCGTTCCGTAAAAGACCTGGAGCTGGGAGACCTGGTCCAGGTGCGGTTCCCGGACGGACGCGCCGAATGCCAGGTATGGGCGATCAAGGAGGGTGAGCAAGAATGA
- the xseB gene encoding exodeoxyribonuclease VII small subunit, producing MSDSKQKQEQALSFEQAMEKLEGIVARLENGDVPLETAIELFQEGMELSRLCGGKLELVERRIEALLERGPGFATEPFDAVPDDRGDAR from the coding sequence ATGAGCGACAGCAAGCAGAAACAGGAGCAGGCGCTTAGCTTCGAGCAAGCGATGGAAAAGCTGGAAGGCATCGTCGCGCGTCTAGAGAACGGGGATGTCCCGCTCGAGACGGCAATCGAGCTGTTCCAGGAGGGCATGGAGCTTTCCCGCCTGTGCGGCGGCAAGCTCGAGCTGGTCGAGCGCCGCATCGAGGCGCTGCTGGAGCGCGGACCGGGCTTCGCGACCGAGCCGTTCGACGCGGTGCCCGACGATCGGGGAGACGCCCGATGA
- a CDS encoding polyprenyl synthetase family protein, translating into MSGQPMLATYLAENAALIEAELKRSLPEVWAVPPRLRESMDYSLSAGGKRLRPVLVLAAAEAARGGESDREAALRVACAVEMIHTYSLIHDDLPAMDNDDFRRGKPTNHRVFGEAMAILAGDGLLTHAFHMAASARRYGADAGVVLDIVEDLSRLSGPAGMVGGQAADMQGEQGATALPELQYIHEHKTSDLIIFSVTAGVRLGGARAEQLARLEQFGRKLGLAFQIQDDILDLIGDESKLGKKTNSDTAAGKVTYPYLVGMEESRRLLAQFTDDAKQALLEARLPKPERLVELADYLMNRDR; encoded by the coding sequence ATGAGCGGACAGCCGATGCTGGCGACTTATTTGGCCGAGAACGCCGCCCTCATCGAAGCGGAGCTGAAGCGGTCGCTTCCGGAAGTCTGGGCCGTGCCGCCGCGGCTGCGCGAATCGATGGACTACTCCCTGTCTGCGGGAGGCAAGCGTCTGCGTCCCGTGCTCGTGCTCGCCGCAGCCGAAGCGGCCCGAGGCGGCGAGTCGGACCGGGAAGCGGCGCTGCGCGTCGCCTGCGCCGTGGAGATGATCCATACCTACTCGCTCATCCATGACGATCTGCCGGCGATGGACAACGATGATTTCCGCCGCGGCAAGCCGACGAACCATCGGGTTTTCGGGGAAGCGATGGCCATTCTCGCGGGGGACGGGCTGCTCACGCATGCGTTCCACATGGCCGCCTCCGCGCGCCGCTACGGCGCGGACGCGGGAGTCGTCCTCGACATCGTCGAGGACCTGTCGCGGTTGTCCGGTCCTGCCGGCATGGTCGGCGGCCAGGCGGCCGACATGCAGGGCGAGCAAGGAGCGACGGCGCTGCCCGAGCTGCAATATATCCATGAGCACAAGACGAGCGATCTCATTATATTTTCGGTCACCGCCGGCGTTCGGCTCGGCGGAGCGCGCGCGGAGCAGCTTGCCCGTCTGGAGCAGTTCGGCCGCAAGCTCGGCCTCGCATTTCAGATTCAGGACGACATTCTCGATCTGATCGGAGACGAGAGCAAGCTCGGCAAGAAGACGAACAGCGACACGGCCGCAGGCAAGGTGACCTATCCGTACCTGGTCGGGATGGAGGAGAGCCGCAGGCTGCTGGCGCAGTTCACCGACGATGCGAAGCAGGCGCTGCTGGAGGCGAGGCTGCCCAAGCCGGAGCGCCTCGTGGAGCTGGCCGATTACTTGATGAACCGGGACCGCTGA
- the dxs gene encoding 1-deoxy-D-xylulose-5-phosphate synthase — translation MLLDKLNGPQDLKGLSVPELEQLAGEIREFLIQKLSVTGGHLAPNLGVVELTLALHYLFDSPTDKFIFDVGHQSYVHKILTGRKDRFDTLRQQGGLCGFIKRAESDHDVWEAGHSSTSLSAAMGMALARDFKGESNKVVAVIGDGALTGGMALEALNHIGHEKRDMIVILNDNEMSIAPNVGAMHQYLGRIRTDRHYQKAKEDLQSLLQKVPAIGGKLAKTAERFKDSLKYLLVSGILFEQFGLHYIGPVDGHDLDGLLETLQQASNVQGPVLVHVVTVKGKGYKPAEADSFKWHGASPYKIESGQMLKAVGPPMYTDVFGDALIELAERDERIVAVTPAMPAGSGLMKFAARYPGRMIDVGIAEQHAATMSAALAMDGMKPVYAVYSTFLQRAYDQVVHDICRHNANVIFAIDRAGFVGPDGETHHGVFDIPYLRHIPNIVLMMPKDENELRNMMQTAVDYNDGPIAVRYPRISGRGVELDSAMTPIPIGTWEVVRPGDTAAVLAVGPMVEVAEQAADLLRRDGLSLRVVNARFIKPLDGAMLDSLADEGIPLLVMEEGAVMGGFGSAVQEHFALTGRAGTRVSLIGIPDEFIEHASIQEQREASGLTAQRLAAEVLAMQPMRKRATNQHS, via the coding sequence GTGCTGCTCGACAAACTTAACGGACCTCAAGATCTGAAAGGCTTGTCCGTGCCGGAGCTGGAACAGCTCGCCGGCGAGATCCGGGAGTTCCTGATCCAGAAGCTCTCTGTGACCGGCGGACATCTGGCGCCGAATCTCGGCGTCGTGGAGCTGACGCTGGCGCTGCACTATTTGTTTGACAGCCCGACGGATAAATTCATCTTTGATGTCGGCCACCAATCCTACGTGCACAAGATTTTGACGGGCCGCAAAGACCGCTTCGACACGCTGCGCCAGCAGGGCGGCCTATGCGGATTCATCAAGCGTGCCGAAAGCGACCATGACGTCTGGGAAGCCGGCCACAGCAGCACGTCGCTGTCGGCGGCGATGGGCATGGCGCTGGCACGTGATTTCAAAGGCGAGTCCAACAAAGTCGTCGCCGTCATCGGCGACGGCGCCTTGACCGGGGGCATGGCGCTGGAGGCGCTGAACCACATCGGCCACGAGAAGCGGGACATGATCGTCATCCTGAACGACAACGAGATGTCGATCGCTCCGAATGTCGGCGCGATGCATCAGTATCTCGGCCGCATCCGCACCGACCGCCATTACCAGAAGGCCAAGGAGGATCTCCAGTCGCTGCTGCAGAAAGTGCCGGCGATCGGCGGCAAGCTGGCCAAGACCGCGGAGAGGTTCAAGGACAGCCTGAAGTATCTGCTCGTGAGCGGCATCCTGTTCGAGCAGTTCGGCTTGCACTACATCGGGCCGGTGGACGGCCACGATCTCGACGGGCTGCTCGAGACGCTGCAGCAAGCGTCGAACGTGCAAGGGCCGGTGCTCGTGCATGTGGTCACGGTCAAGGGCAAGGGCTACAAGCCGGCGGAGGCCGACTCGTTCAAATGGCATGGCGCCTCCCCGTACAAGATCGAATCCGGACAGATGCTCAAAGCGGTCGGACCTCCGATGTATACGGACGTATTCGGCGATGCGCTGATCGAGCTGGCCGAGCGCGACGAGCGGATCGTCGCCGTCACGCCGGCGATGCCGGCCGGCTCCGGCCTGATGAAGTTCGCCGCGCGCTATCCCGGACGGATGATCGACGTCGGCATCGCGGAGCAGCATGCCGCGACGATGTCCGCCGCGCTCGCGATGGACGGCATGAAGCCGGTGTACGCCGTCTACTCGACCTTCCTCCAGCGTGCCTACGACCAGGTCGTGCACGACATCTGCCGGCATAACGCCAACGTCATCTTCGCCATCGACCGGGCCGGCTTCGTCGGCCCGGACGGCGAGACGCATCATGGCGTGTTCGACATTCCGTATCTGCGTCATATTCCGAACATCGTCCTGATGATGCCCAAGGACGAGAACGAGCTTCGCAACATGATGCAGACGGCCGTCGACTACAACGACGGGCCGATCGCGGTGCGATATCCGCGCATCAGCGGCAGGGGAGTCGAGCTCGATTCTGCGATGACGCCGATTCCGATCGGGACGTGGGAAGTCGTACGGCCGGGAGATACGGCAGCCGTCCTGGCGGTCGGTCCGATGGTCGAGGTCGCCGAACAGGCGGCCGATCTGCTTCGCCGAGACGGACTGTCGCTGCGGGTCGTCAACGCCCGCTTCATCAAGCCGCTTGACGGAGCGATGCTGGATTCGCTGGCCGACGAAGGGATTCCGCTCCTCGTCATGGAAGAAGGAGCGGTCATGGGCGGCTTCGGCAGCGCCGTGCAGGAGCACTTCGCCTTGACCGGCCGCGCCGGAACCCGCGTCAGTCTGATCGGCATCCCGGATGAGTTCATCGAGCATGCCTCCATTCAGGAGCAGCGGGAGGCGAGCGGACTGACCGCGCAGCGTCTGGCCGCCGAAGTGCTTGCCATGCAGCCTATGCGCAAGCGCGCCACCAACCAGCATTCATGA